The following are from one region of the Salvelinus fontinalis isolate EN_2023a chromosome 5, ASM2944872v1, whole genome shotgun sequence genome:
- the LOC129855981 gene encoding ubiquitin carboxyl-terminal hydrolase 37-like: MTLPRASSATRSMTLPRTSSATRSMTLPRASSATRSMTLPRASSATRSMTLPRASSATRGPEETQGARGERGALVNMELLGLPNIGNTCFLNATLQCLLVLPSFSKEILHQEQLWSSSPFSNLLRCLSDVHRLSLPDSGANQASKADLMWKVKYSLSGYDLKYLGDTQQDAHELLVNMLCQLKEEGMILKTLGVNYSCPVSQLEFQLVSVRTCTSCGRESSTREDYNHLSLDFSPERTLLSSLALTFKGEKVEFTCEGCKGLHALKVEQFHTLPLVLVLHLKRFGGPGGLEKLEAPLLFPSELRLSTLCGDMVPHLHSASPQALTNQAPSIQGSIPQTLASLVSSPPGEAKDGALCCSEAAASAVSEWLLPADWRSLSSGRLRKLWALH, translated from the exons ATGACTCTTCCCAGGGCCAGCTCAGCCACCAGAAGCATGACTCTTCCCAGGACCAGCTCAGCCACCAGAAGCATGACTCTTCCCAGGGCCAGCTCAGCCACCAGAAGCATGACTCTTCCCAGGGCCAGCTCAGCCACCAGAAGCATGACTCTTCCCAGGGCCAGCTCAGCCACCAGAGGGCCAGAAGAGACCCAGGGGGCCAGAGGAGAACGGGGGGCACTGGTCAACATGGAACTTCTTGG GTTGCCTAACATTGGCAACACTTGCTTCCTTAATGCCACCCTGCAGTGCCTCCTGGTCCTGCCGTCCTTCTCAAAGGAAATCCTGcaccaggaacaactctggagctcctcccccttctccaacCTGCTCAG GTGTCTGTCTGATGTGCACCGTTTGAGTCTACCTGACAGTGGTGCAAACCAGGCCTCAAAAGCAGACCTCATGTGGAAGGTCAAGTACTCCTTGTCGGGATACGATTTGAAGTATCTGGGGGACACGCAACAG GACGCACACGAGTTACTTGTGAACATGCTGTGCCAGCTGAAGGAGGAGGGCATGATACTGAAGACACTCGGGGTGAACTATTCCTGCCCTGTTTCTCAGCTGGAGTTCCAGCTTGTGTCGGTGCGCACATGTACCAG CTGTGGGCGCGAGTCGTCCACCAGAGAGGACTACAACCACCTCTCATTGGACTTCAGCCCTGAGCGCACCTTGCTGAGCAGCCTAGCACTCACTTTCAAA GGTGAAAAGGTTGAATTCACATGTGAGGGTTGTAAAGGTCTCCACGCCTTAAAGGTGGAGCAGTTCCACACACTGCCTCT TGTGCTGGTTCTGCATCTGAAGAGGTTTGGAGGACCTGGGGGGTTGGAGAAGCTGGAGGCTCCTCTTTTGTTTCCTTCGGAGCTGAGGCTCTCCACCCTCTGTGGGGACATGGTGCCACACCTGCACAGTGCCAGCCCACAGGCCCTCACCAACCAGGCCCCCAGCATCCAGGGGTCCATCCCCCAGACCCTCGCCAGCCTAGTCTCCAGCCCACCTGGAGAGGCCAAAGACGGCGCCCTCTGCTGTTCAG AAGCAGCAGCCAGTGCAGTCAGTGAATGGTTACTACCAGCTGACTGGCGTAGTCTCTCATCTGGGAGGCTCCGCAAACTCTG GGCACTACATTAG
- the LOC129856157 gene encoding centromere-associated protein E-like — protein MEFLTVHFQWWKRPSGVDAVCLGLLCVLPLAGIIGLSVYCKFKRDQLQSSYNTLTKERDQLRTSYNNLTKERDQLHTRYNSLTKERDQLQTSYSLLTEEKDQLRTSYNTLTKERDQLHTRYNSLTKERNQLQTKQLRTSYNNLTKERDPLRTNYNTLTEERDQLRTSYNTLTEE, from the exons ATGGAGTTCCTCACAG TACATTTTCAGTGGTGGAAGAGACCCTCTGGAGTTGATGCAGTGTGTCTGGGGCTGTTGTGTGTTCTCccactggctgggatcataggcctgtctgtctactgtaagTTTA agagagaccagctacagtccagttacaacaccctgactaaagagagagaccagctacggaccagttacaacaacctgactaaagagagagaccagctacacaCCAGATACAACagcctgactaaagagagagaccagctacagaccagttatagCCTTCTGACTGAAGAGAAAGACCAGCTAAGGACCAGTTACAACAccttgactaaagagagagaccagctacacaCCAGATACAACAGCCTGACTAAAGAGAGaaaccagctacagacca AACAACTaaggaccagttacaacaacctgactaaagagagagacccgcTACGGACCAATTACAACAccctgactgaagagagagaccagctacggaccagttacaacaccctgactgaagag